The DNA sequence CTTGAGGTATTTTGGTCCTTTGGTCTTTAGTTAGTACTGCTCATATCAATCGAACGTTATCATCGAACCTTTTTTAATATGCAATTCTTTTTGTTTAGTATAGTTCTCTTTGTCAGGAAAAGACACATACCACAAGTCTTGCTTCAAGGAGCTCACTCATCCAAAATGTGAAGTCTGTCATCAGTTTGTAAGTAACATCATCCATTTATTTAACTCCCAGTCATTGAAATCAGATTATTCACATTAATTTGCTACTGTCCATTAAATCTGCAGATTCCCACTAATGGAGCTGGCTTGATCGAATACAGATGCCACCCGTTCTGGTCTCAAAAGTACTGTCCTTCACACGAACACGACAACACAGCTAGGTGTTGCAGTTGCGAACGTTTGGAGGTATacattttttgtcatttttacaCTGTTAAATGAAATTCTTAAGCTTACagttttttgttgtttcaaCTTTGAAGTCATGGAATACTAGATACATATCGCTGGGAGATAGTCGTAGCATATGCTTGGAGTGTATGGAGTCGGCTATCATGGACACCGGTGACTGCCAGCCGTTGTACCATGCCATTAGGGACTACTATGAGGGACTGAACATGAGGATTGATCAGCAAATTCCAATGCTTCTTGTTGAAAGAATAGCCCTTAACGAGGCCATTGAGGGCGAGAAGCATGTAAGTATTTTCtccatatccatttttttgtattgttgattactagtagtattatttatacgAATGACTACCATTTTGCAGGGCTATCATCACATGCCGGAAACAAGAGGCTTATGCTTATCCGAAGAGCAAACTGTTACTAGTGTAAGCTCTTCTCCAGTAGCATTGGATCATTCTTTCCTTCAACAGAAGTTTTATTAGGTTGTTTGTTTCAAATTCTGTGTCGTACGACCAATATTCAGGTGTCGAGAAGGCCAAGAATGGAGCGGTGTGGACTAGTGGGAATGAGGACACAACTGCAGAAGCTGGTTAGGAGGTGTGATGTTACAGCCATTCTGGTTTTGTATGGCCTTCCAAGGTAACTACTGTCTAGCTAGATCTCGGGTTTGCAACGTTGAATGTGTTTAACCAATTGTTGCTGCAGGTTGCTGACTGGAGCAATCCTTGCACACGAGCTGATGCACGGATGGCTACGTCTCAATGGTATTGATCCGAGCCCTTAAAATGGTGTCTCACTTCACATTAATGATGGTTTGTACGCGCCTTCTATGTTAAATAAGTCATTCCACTTATGGCACTATGCAGGCTATCGCCATCTGAGGCACGAGGTGGAAGAAGGTATCTGTCAAGTGCTCGCGCGCCTATGGCTGGAGTCAGAGGTATTGAGCATACCATCCACCACCTTTACAGCTtcgtcttcctcctcctcatcatcgTCATATTCTCCTTGGTCAGCATCCAAGAAGGGAGGTAAGTCGACTGTCGAGAACAAGCTAGGCGAGTTTTTTATGCACCAGATCGCCCACGATGCATCTCCAGCATATGGAGGGGGGTATAGAGCCGCCATGGCAGCCGTGAATAGGTATGGTCTACGACGTACGTTGGACCATATTCGACTCACGGGAACCTTCCCGGAATAGTGAGTTGAGATGAAAGAGGAGGTTCTCAAAAGATTGAGTTGATCATATATTAGTGG is a window from the Salvia hispanica cultivar TCC Black 2014 chromosome 1, UniMelb_Shisp_WGS_1.0, whole genome shotgun sequence genome containing:
- the LOC125208765 gene encoding protein DA1-related 2 isoform X1 is translated as MSSSNVNHLAQPCIYGNIVSSYGERKSRLMRWLSKVFQGGGSRRRAATGVQQPGDGNVILRAPTRSSDDRSRANREKEELDRAVAASLNEDLSKPNGYRWRTANDEDLARTLHDSLNSAPYNPQYGPRDYYPEAYRKCGGCEREIVQGNYLGCMGTFFHPECFCCFACGHPITELEFSLSGKDTYHKSCFKELTHPKCEVCHQFIPTNGAGLIEYRCHPFWSQKYCPSHEHDNTARCCSCERLESWNTRYISLGDSRSICLECMESAIMDTGDCQPLYHAIRDYYEGLNMRIDQQIPMLLVERIALNEAIEGEKHGYHHMPETRGLCLSEEQTVTSVSRRPRMERCGLVGMRTQLQKLVRRCDVTAILVLYGLPRLLTGAILAHELMHGWLRLNGYRHLRHEVEEGICQVLARLWLESEVLSIPSTTFTASSSSSSSSSYSPWSASKKGGKSTVENKLGEFFMHQIAHDASPAYGGGYRAAMAAVNRYGLRRTLDHIRLTGTFPE
- the LOC125208765 gene encoding protein DA1-related 2 isoform X2; its protein translation is MSSSNVNHLAQPCIYGNIVSSYGERKSRLMRWLSKVFQGGGSRRRAATGVQQPGDGNVILRAPTRSSDDRSRANREKEELDRAVAASLNEDLSKPNGYRWRTANDEDLARTLHDSLNSAPYNPQYGPRDYYPEAYRKCGGCEREIVQGNYLGCMGTFFHPECFCCFACGHPITELEFSLSGKDTYHKSCFKELTHPKCEVCHQFIPTNGAGLIEYRCHPFWSQKYCPSHEHDNTARCCSCERLESWNTRYISLGDSRSICLECMESAIMDTGDCQPLYHAIRDYYEGLNMRIDQQIPMLLVERIALNEAIEGEKHGYHHMPETRGLCLSEEQTVTSVSRRPRMERCGLVGMRTQLQKLVRRCDVTAILVLYGLPRLLTGAILAHELMHGWLRLNGYRHLRHEVEEGICQVLARLWLESEHPRREVSRLSRTS